The following are encoded together in the Arcticibacterium luteifluviistationis genome:
- a CDS encoding LTA synthase family protein — translation MKERIQFLFIYFGFWVAFFLTARLIFLGYHINETKLLTLETLFGIFWNGIRMDMSMAGYFSIFPFFWVAFSNWIKKSIFERGLYGYTLILVFIVTLIIVVDLEVYNVWDYRLDATPLQYLNTPKEAFASVKSSPVFRLFLSYILLIIVASFFVYRIIGKKINTWKSIKKWPFMPIAIFMAFALIIPIRGGFGIAPMNQSTVYFSDNNFANISAVNASWNFLSSLVNKRNLKVNPYTYLPKEEISQAMEQLFPEDGPTLQLTKPNLKKPNVLLIIWESFTEKVVDESKNGQEITPNFNRLKKEGVYFSNVYASGDRTDKGIVAVLSGYPAQPTQSIIKEPKKTARLPILTKDFQKDGYRTAFYYGGETEFANMKSYLYAGDFEKIVDLNDFPEDEYITKWGVHDNVIFDKFLEDHSYPKKDPFFETLLTLSSHEPFDVPLDSTVIAGSDEESMYLNSLYYTDQEFGRFIDSAKTQSWWNETLVIVIGDHGHRLPDTGKKSDNFRTPMLWTGGAVSKPRMISEITSQIDLPKLLLQNLKLPSDSYVWSKNVLLKQNKPEWAYFSFSDGFGFIQKEKEIIFDNIGRKIISKEGDINENDKRNAKAMQQKTFQDYIDK, via the coding sequence ATGAAAGAAAGAATACAGTTTTTGTTTATATATTTTGGATTTTGGGTGGCGTTTTTTCTTACTGCCAGACTCATTTTCCTAGGTTATCATATCAATGAAACCAAACTATTGACCTTAGAAACTCTCTTTGGTATCTTCTGGAATGGTATCCGAATGGATATGTCCATGGCGGGTTACTTCAGTATTTTCCCATTCTTTTGGGTTGCCTTCTCTAATTGGATAAAGAAAAGCATCTTCGAAAGAGGGCTTTATGGCTATACTTTAATTTTGGTTTTCATAGTGACCCTAATTATAGTGGTAGATCTAGAAGTATATAATGTGTGGGATTATAGACTAGACGCTACGCCATTGCAATATCTCAATACACCTAAAGAGGCTTTTGCATCCGTAAAATCATCACCAGTCTTCCGATTATTCTTAAGCTACATTTTACTAATTATAGTAGCTAGTTTCTTTGTTTATAGAATTATTGGTAAAAAGATTAACACTTGGAAGAGCATTAAGAAGTGGCCATTTATGCCCATTGCTATTTTTATGGCTTTTGCCCTAATCATTCCTATAAGAGGTGGTTTTGGCATAGCTCCTATGAATCAGAGTACTGTTTATTTCTCTGACAATAATTTTGCAAACATATCTGCGGTTAACGCCTCATGGAACTTCTTGAGTTCACTGGTCAATAAGCGTAACTTGAAAGTAAACCCATACACTTATTTGCCTAAAGAGGAGATATCTCAAGCTATGGAACAGCTATTTCCTGAAGATGGGCCAACTCTTCAACTCACCAAACCGAATTTAAAGAAGCCGAATGTTCTTCTTATAATATGGGAGAGTTTTACTGAAAAGGTGGTGGATGAAAGTAAAAATGGACAGGAAATAACACCAAATTTTAACCGACTAAAAAAAGAAGGTGTTTATTTCTCAAATGTTTATGCCTCGGGTGATAGAACAGATAAAGGCATAGTAGCAGTTTTGAGCGGCTACCCTGCTCAACCTACCCAATCTATCATAAAAGAGCCTAAGAAAACTGCTCGTTTACCTATTTTGACAAAGGATTTCCAAAAGGATGGATATAGAACGGCTTTCTATTATGGTGGCGAAACGGAATTCGCCAACATGAAAAGCTACCTCTATGCTGGTGATTTTGAAAAGATAGTAGACTTGAATGATTTCCCAGAGGATGAATATATTACTAAATGGGGGGTTCACGACAATGTCATTTTTGACAAGTTCCTTGAAGACCACAGCTATCCAAAGAAGGATCCCTTTTTTGAAACCCTTCTAACCCTCAGCAGCCATGAACCTTTTGACGTACCCTTAGATTCAACGGTAATAGCAGGTTCTGATGAAGAGAGTATGTATTTGAATTCCTTATATTATACTGACCAAGAATTTGGACGATTCATAGATTCAGCAAAAACTCAATCTTGGTGGAATGAAACGTTGGTAATTGTAATAGGCGATCATGGACATAGGTTGCCCGATACTGGCAAAAAATCTGACAACTTTAGAACGCCAATGCTCTGGACGGGTGGTGCAGTTTCAAAACCAAGAATGATTTCCGAAATAACGTCTCAAATTGACCTTCCTAAACTTCTTTTACAAAACCTTAAACTACCTTCTGATAGTTACGTTTGGAGTAAAAATGTGCTATTAAAACAAAATAAGCCTGAATGGGCCTACTTCAGTTTCTCCGATGGATTTGGATTTATACAAAAAGAAAAAGAAATCATATTTGACAATATAGGGCGGAAAATCATCTCAAAAGAGGGTGATATTAATGAAAATGATAAGAGAAATGCCAAAGCAATGCAACAAAAGACGTTTCAAGACTATATAGACAAATAG
- a CDS encoding 16S rRNA (uracil(1498)-N(3))-methyltransferase produces MQLFYKANFEQDAILDEIDSKHCIRVLRKKEGDEIMVTDGIGNLFTCQIADANQKKTKLNILATQREFEKPKRHIKVVIAPTKNIDRMEYFVEKAVEIGISEISFILTKNSERKHLKLDRLNRIAVSAMKQSLKAYLPDLTNLVTIKEYLGQAETAKQKFVAHLNEKSTDLTTNDIGDSVCIMVGPEGDFDPSEIEMAEAAGYEMVSMGHSRLRTETAGLVAVTLLNMI; encoded by the coding sequence ATGCAACTTTTTTATAAAGCTAATTTTGAGCAGGATGCTATTTTGGATGAAATAGATTCAAAGCACTGCATACGGGTTTTAAGAAAAAAAGAAGGTGATGAGATAATGGTGACGGATGGAATAGGAAATCTGTTCACCTGTCAAATAGCTGACGCTAATCAAAAGAAAACTAAGCTCAATATTTTAGCTACTCAAAGAGAATTTGAAAAGCCTAAAAGGCATATCAAAGTGGTGATAGCTCCCACAAAGAATATTGACCGTATGGAGTATTTTGTGGAGAAAGCAGTGGAAATAGGTATCTCAGAAATATCTTTTATTCTAACCAAAAACTCGGAACGAAAGCATTTGAAATTAGACAGACTAAATCGAATTGCAGTTTCTGCCATGAAGCAGTCATTGAAAGCTTACCTTCCTGATTTAACGAATTTGGTCACTATAAAAGAGTATTTAGGGCAAGCGGAAACAGCAAAGCAGAAGTTTGTGGCTCATTTAAATGAAAAGTCAACAGACCTAACCACTAATGATATTGGAGATAGCGTTTGTATTATGGTAGGGCCAGAAGGAGACTTTGACCCTTCGGAAATAGAAATGGCAGAGGCTGCTGGTTATGAAATGGTGAGTATGGGGCATTCAAGGCTGCGTACAGAAACAGCGGGTTTGGTGGCGGTTACTTTATTAAATATGATTTAA
- a CDS encoding 3-keto-disaccharide hydrolase: MNLNHKCLLVLLAGLITACNSTETTEEKLEIAEKEWTVLFDGSNTNSLRGYGLDIFPEGVWTVEDGALVANPDTANRDLVSKSRYENFELEYQWAVDTAANSGVFFHVQEIAAMESGNGNSPNWLNNFEIQVLDDLHFNDTAAIRSAGSLYDVIPPVNKTLKPIGEYNQAKLTHKNGHVEHWLNGNKVLDFQIGSPELNALLEKGKFKENPNYHSDKEGHLMFQHHGQRAYYKNIRVREI, from the coding sequence ATGAATCTGAATCATAAATGCCTCTTGGTACTACTTGCTGGTCTAATTACGGCATGTAATTCCACAGAAACGACTGAAGAAAAACTGGAAATTGCCGAAAAAGAATGGACTGTTCTTTTTGATGGTAGTAACACCAATTCTCTTAGAGGTTATGGTTTAGACATCTTCCCTGAGGGTGTTTGGACTGTAGAAGATGGAGCTTTAGTAGCTAATCCTGATACAGCCAATAGAGACTTAGTTTCCAAAAGTAGATACGAGAATTTTGAATTAGAATACCAGTGGGCTGTGGATACTGCTGCCAACAGTGGTGTGTTTTTTCATGTACAGGAAATTGCAGCCATGGAGTCTGGAAATGGGAACAGCCCTAACTGGCTTAACAATTTTGAGATACAGGTGCTAGACGATTTACATTTTAATGATACAGCTGCCATTCGCTCGGCAGGTTCGCTTTATGACGTAATTCCGCCCGTAAACAAAACATTAAAACCTATCGGTGAATATAATCAAGCCAAACTAACCCATAAAAACGGCCATGTGGAGCACTGGCTTAATGGTAATAAGGTCTTAGATTTTCAGATTGGAAGTCCTGAATTAAACGCTCTTTTAGAAAAAGGTAAATTTAAAGAAAACCCTAACTATCACTCCGACAAAGAAGGCCACCTGATGTTTCAGCATCACGGACAAAGAGCTTATTATAAGAATATTAGGGTAAGAGAGATTTAG
- a CDS encoding bifunctional alpha,alpha-trehalose-phosphate synthase (UDP-forming)/trehalose-phosphatase, with protein sequence MSKTIIVSNRLPLSLNINQNEVEATPSVGGLATGLKSVHADGNGIWIGWSGLTEEEINPSLAPNVEKALENQKCRSVSLSEKEVDGFYYGFSNRTLWPLFHYFTEYSEFNNEDWETYKRVNQKFADLVIENIEDNDRVWVHDYQLLLVPQMVKEKRPDVKIGFFLHIPFPSYEVFRTLPWREEILQGMMGADLIGFHTYDYERHFLSSVQRLLICDLDFNNVLYDTRNVKVDSFPMGIDFNKFHNAAIEHSKAKVKSEVQESIDKHKLIKGDTQFILSIDRLDYTKGIAQRIMAFEHFLEKYPEYLGKVRLVMLAVPSRSNVPQYQDLKNEIDQLVGRVNGKFSEVNWTPIWYFYRSMPFENLIDLYCSCKIALLTPVRDGMNLVAKEYIASRVDNTGVLILSEMAGAAKELNEALIINPNNLDQIADAIKTALVMPEKDQIKGNIIMKDRVQRYNVERWANEFLVSLEDVVSKKPETAARAVKGKVEESIVKSFRDAKSRVLFLDYDGTLAAFKNRPEDAYPGDELFEILDGIHANPKNNLVLITGRDRETFDRWFGSKPYTLITEHGLWQKDGAGAEWNQLEQVNNRWFSVIFPILERFTDRTPGSQIEIKNYSIAWHFRRVDPVLGEARANELKNTIQPLIGNHSLEIMEGDKVLEVKVSGVNKGKASTKFLANLEPDFIIAMGDDWTDEFMFKDLPDSSTTIKVGNKKTVAKFRINNTKSVYELLRKFI encoded by the coding sequence ATGAGTAAAACCATCATTGTCTCTAACAGACTCCCACTTTCTTTAAACATAAATCAAAACGAGGTAGAAGCAACTCCTAGTGTTGGAGGACTTGCCACTGGTCTTAAATCTGTTCATGCCGATGGAAACGGAATCTGGATTGGATGGAGCGGACTCACAGAAGAAGAGATTAATCCTTCTTTGGCTCCTAATGTAGAAAAAGCACTGGAAAATCAAAAGTGCAGATCGGTTTCTTTATCAGAAAAAGAGGTAGATGGTTTCTATTACGGTTTTAGCAATAGAACATTATGGCCATTGTTCCATTATTTCACGGAATATTCCGAATTTAATAATGAGGATTGGGAGACATACAAAAGAGTAAATCAGAAGTTTGCTGATTTAGTTATAGAAAATATTGAAGACAATGACCGAGTTTGGGTACACGATTACCAACTTTTGTTAGTTCCTCAAATGGTAAAAGAGAAAAGGCCTGATGTCAAAATTGGCTTTTTCCTGCATATACCTTTTCCTTCTTATGAGGTTTTTAGAACCTTACCTTGGCGTGAAGAAATTTTACAAGGAATGATGGGTGCCGACTTAATAGGTTTTCATACCTATGATTATGAGCGACACTTTTTGAGCTCGGTGCAGCGTCTTTTAATTTGTGACCTTGACTTTAATAATGTGCTTTATGATACCAGAAATGTGAAGGTAGATTCCTTCCCAATGGGTATTGATTTTAATAAATTTCATAATGCGGCTATTGAGCACTCAAAAGCCAAAGTGAAATCCGAAGTTCAGGAAAGCATAGATAAGCATAAATTAATAAAAGGAGATACACAGTTTATCTTAAGTATTGACAGGTTAGACTATACCAAAGGTATAGCTCAAAGAATTATGGCTTTTGAGCATTTTCTAGAGAAATACCCTGAATATCTGGGCAAAGTGAGGTTAGTAATGTTGGCCGTGCCTAGCAGGTCAAACGTGCCGCAGTATCAAGATTTGAAAAATGAAATTGACCAATTGGTAGGCAGGGTCAATGGTAAATTCTCTGAAGTTAACTGGACACCAATTTGGTATTTCTATAGGTCTATGCCTTTTGAAAACCTTATTGATTTATACTGTAGCTGTAAAATAGCATTGCTTACGCCAGTAAGAGACGGAATGAATTTGGTGGCAAAAGAATACATAGCTAGCCGAGTAGATAATACGGGTGTACTTATTTTGAGCGAGATGGCAGGTGCTGCAAAAGAGCTAAACGAAGCTTTGATCATAAATCCGAATAACCTTGACCAGATAGCAGACGCTATTAAAACGGCATTAGTGATGCCTGAAAAAGACCAGATTAAGGGTAACATCATTATGAAAGACCGTGTCCAGCGTTATAATGTGGAGCGATGGGCAAATGAGTTTTTGGTTAGTTTAGAAGATGTGGTTTCTAAGAAGCCAGAAACGGCGGCTAGGGCAGTTAAAGGTAAGGTAGAGGAAAGTATAGTTAAGTCGTTTAGAGATGCCAAATCAAGGGTGTTATTCTTAGATTATGACGGAACACTGGCGGCCTTTAAAAATAGACCAGAAGACGCTTATCCAGGGGATGAACTATTTGAGATTTTGGATGGAATTCATGCCAATCCTAAAAATAATCTTGTTTTAATCACTGGAAGAGATAGAGAAACCTTTGATAGATGGTTTGGTAGTAAGCCATATACCTTAATTACGGAGCATGGTTTATGGCAAAAAGATGGTGCGGGTGCGGAATGGAATCAACTAGAGCAGGTAAATAATAGATGGTTCTCTGTTATTTTTCCTATTCTGGAGCGTTTCACTGACCGTACGCCTGGTTCACAAATTGAAATTAAGAACTATTCTATAGCTTGGCATTTTAGAAGAGTGGATCCAGTATTGGGAGAGGCAAGGGCTAATGAGCTTAAAAACACCATTCAGCCATTAATAGGAAACCATAGCTTAGAAATAATGGAAGGAGATAAGGTACTTGAAGTTAAAGTGAGTGGTGTAAATAAAGGAAAAGCGTCTACCAAGTTTTTAGCAAATCTCGAACCTGATTTTATTATAGCGATGGGTGACGACTGGACAGACGAGTTTATGTTTAAAGACTTACCAGATTCTAGTACCACCATTAAAGTAGGAAACAAAAAGACCGTAGCGAAATTCAGAATTAACAACACTAAGTCTGTTTATGAGCTGCTGAGGAAGTTTATATAA
- a CDS encoding glycoside hydrolase family 15 protein: protein MRNLDYGMIGNCQSAALISKSGSIDWCCLPKFDSPSMFAKLLDKNKGGAFEVNVDSSYVISQKYIYKTNILVTEFNNGEDAFEFIDFMPRYTTDNNILQYPAEIVRYIKLLKGKPKFSVNYNPKLGYAKEEQLTQDKGEYIKTKTTSGSYDSVYLYSSFSHSDILEGKELTLEDNQYFLFSYFEKLLHQDVERQYLKMQRTRVYWLNWAENTTSYDLYNDEILRSALTLKMLTYERSGAVLAAATTSLPETIGEVRNWDYRFCWIRDASMVIKVVSGLGHEKIAKNFLEFIVKIIPHKDEKMQIMYGIDGQKKLTEEILEHLEGYEGSKPVRIGNAAYHQTQHDIYGILMDVLYQQYLRFQNTLFYSEELWTITKSTIDIVKKNWKNADKGIWEFRTEERHFTFSKLLCWVAIDRGVKIADLLHRTDKLKKWKELRAEIEQDIKTNAWNEDKQAYAQSYHSADLDASTLLMESYGFIDAKDPRYVSTVLATEKELCQDGLMYRYINKDDFGTPSSSFTICSFWFINSLFKIGKKKEAKRLFDQILTYSNHLGLFSEDIDFKTKRLLGNFPQAYSHLALIETAVNFSGQSEEDQVISALSHEAETDDSLNPL, encoded by the coding sequence ATGAGAAATTTAGATTACGGAATGATTGGTAATTGTCAAAGTGCCGCTTTGATAAGTAAAAGTGGAAGTATTGACTGGTGTTGTTTACCAAAATTTGATTCACCTTCTATGTTTGCCAAATTATTGGACAAAAACAAAGGAGGAGCTTTTGAAGTAAATGTTGATTCCTCATATGTTATTAGTCAAAAATACATATATAAAACCAATATTCTGGTTACAGAATTCAATAATGGCGAAGATGCTTTTGAATTTATTGACTTCATGCCTAGGTATACTACTGATAATAACATTCTTCAATATCCGGCAGAAATAGTAAGGTACATCAAACTTTTAAAAGGTAAACCGAAATTTTCGGTCAATTATAACCCTAAACTGGGCTATGCCAAAGAAGAACAATTGACTCAAGATAAAGGCGAGTACATCAAAACCAAAACCACTTCTGGAAGTTATGATTCGGTATACCTCTACTCTTCTTTTTCGCATAGCGATATTCTAGAAGGCAAAGAACTTACCTTAGAGGATAATCAATATTTCCTTTTTAGCTATTTCGAAAAGCTACTCCATCAAGATGTGGAGCGTCAGTACCTGAAAATGCAGCGAACCAGAGTGTATTGGTTAAATTGGGCTGAAAACACCACTAGCTATGATTTATACAATGACGAAATTCTACGATCGGCATTGACATTAAAAATGCTAACCTATGAGCGTAGCGGTGCCGTTTTGGCTGCTGCAACCACCTCTTTACCGGAAACCATAGGCGAAGTAAGAAACTGGGATTATAGATTCTGCTGGATAAGAGATGCCAGTATGGTAATCAAAGTAGTTTCTGGGCTTGGTCATGAAAAAATTGCCAAAAACTTCTTAGAATTTATTGTCAAAATCATTCCTCATAAAGATGAGAAAATGCAGATAATGTATGGTATAGATGGGCAAAAGAAACTTACCGAAGAAATCTTAGAACACTTAGAAGGTTATGAAGGAAGTAAACCAGTAAGAATAGGTAATGCAGCTTATCATCAAACCCAACATGACATTTATGGTATTTTGATGGATGTTTTATATCAACAATATCTAAGGTTTCAAAACACGCTTTTTTATAGCGAGGAATTATGGACCATTACCAAATCAACCATTGACATTGTTAAAAAGAATTGGAAAAATGCAGATAAGGGTATTTGGGAATTTAGAACCGAAGAAAGGCATTTTACATTCTCAAAACTCCTTTGTTGGGTAGCCATAGATAGAGGTGTGAAAATAGCCGATCTACTTCACAGAACAGACAAGCTGAAAAAATGGAAGGAATTAAGAGCCGAGATAGAGCAAGACATTAAAACGAATGCCTGGAATGAAGATAAACAAGCATACGCTCAATCTTATCATTCAGCCGATTTAGATGCATCTACCCTACTGATGGAAAGTTATGGTTTTATTGATGCTAAAGACCCTCGTTACGTCAGTACGGTATTGGCTACTGAAAAAGAACTTTGCCAAGATGGGCTGATGTACCGTTACATTAATAAAGATGATTTTGGTACGCCATCTTCTTCGTTTACTATTTGCTCTTTTTGGTTTATCAATAGTCTATTTAAAATTGGGAAGAAAAAAGAAGCCAAAAGGCTTTTTGACCAAATCCTTACTTATAGCAACCATTTAGGACTATTTAGCGAAGATATTGATTTCAAAACTAAAAGGCTTTTAGGTAATTTCCCTCAGGCATATTCTCATTTAGCATTGATAGAAACAGCCGTTAATTTCTCAGGACAAAGTGAGGAAGACCAAGTTATATCTGCTTTATCGCACGAGGCCGAAACCGACGATTCCTTGAATCCTTTATAA
- a CDS encoding DUF4159 domain-containing protein gives MRKLFIMFCLLGFAEVSAQSPTIKIARLKYGGGGDWYSNKTSLPNLISYCNTNLKMNIFSEEDIVDASNSEIFQYPFVHMTGHGNVIFSDAEADNLRKYLISGGFLHVDDNYGLSKFIRREMLKVFPESEFVEVPFSHPIYHQKYKFASGLPKVHEHDNKAPQGFGLFYEGRLVCFFTYESDLGNGWEDQSVYGDPESIRTSALQMGANIVSFAFTAY, from the coding sequence ATGAGAAAGTTATTCATAATGTTTTGTTTGCTAGGCTTTGCTGAAGTTTCAGCTCAATCTCCTACCATAAAAATAGCAAGACTAAAGTATGGTGGTGGTGGCGATTGGTATTCTAATAAAACCTCGCTTCCTAATCTTATATCCTATTGCAACACCAATCTGAAAATGAATATCTTCAGTGAAGAGGATATTGTGGATGCCAGTAATTCAGAGATTTTTCAATATCCTTTTGTGCACATGACGGGTCATGGAAATGTAATATTTTCAGATGCTGAAGCTGATAATTTGCGTAAATACTTGATTTCAGGAGGCTTTCTTCACGTGGATGATAATTATGGGCTTAGTAAGTTTATAAGAAGAGAAATGCTTAAGGTTTTTCCAGAATCTGAGTTTGTAGAGGTGCCTTTTAGCCATCCTATTTATCATCAGAAATATAAGTTTGCCTCAGGTTTACCGAAAGTACATGAGCATGATAATAAAGCTCCACAAGGCTTTGGATTATTTTATGAAGGCAGGCTTGTTTGTTTCTTTACATATGAGTCTGATCTTGGAAATGGTTGGGAAGACCAATCCGTTTACGGCGACCCTGAGTCTATAAGAACATCTGCTCTTCAAATGGGTGCAAACATCGTTTCTTTCGCCTTTACTGCGTATTAA
- a CDS encoding acyl-CoA desaturase, translating into MVAALSFFIGHWYLSLFSQTFFLHRYSAHKMFTMSKFWEKFFYLFTYVTQGSSYLNPRAYAVMHRMHHAFSDTDKDPHSPHHTKNLFTMMWKTKDLYTGLVDYKIKIEERFDRNFPQWTALDKFGESWISRAIWGVGYISFYVIGFLYFDVHWGFFFLLPIHFLMGPIHGAIVNWSGHKYGYQNFDNKDESKNSLLFDFLMMGELFQNNHHKHPMSINFAKKWFELDPTYPVIKMLTWMKIITPKK; encoded by the coding sequence ATGGTTGCAGCCCTATCGTTTTTTATAGGACATTGGTATTTGTCCCTTTTTAGTCAGACATTCTTTTTACATAGATATTCGGCCCACAAAATGTTTACCATGAGTAAGTTTTGGGAGAAGTTTTTCTATCTTTTTACTTATGTGACACAGGGTTCATCTTATTTGAATCCGAGAGCATACGCAGTAATGCACAGAATGCACCACGCATTTTCAGATACAGATAAGGATCCACATTCACCACATCATACCAAAAACCTTTTCACTATGATGTGGAAAACCAAAGACCTTTATACTGGCTTGGTGGACTATAAAATTAAAATAGAAGAGCGTTTTGATAGAAACTTTCCGCAATGGACTGCACTAGATAAATTTGGGGAATCTTGGATTTCAAGAGCTATATGGGGTGTTGGTTACATTTCTTTTTATGTGATTGGTTTCTTATATTTTGATGTTCACTGGGGATTCTTTTTCCTTTTACCTATTCATTTTTTAATGGGACCTATTCACGGTGCTATTGTAAACTGGAGTGGTCACAAATACGGTTATCAAAATTTTGACAATAAGGATGAATCAAAAAATAGTCTTCTTTTTGACTTTTTGATGATGGGTGAGTTGTTTCAAAACAATCATCATAAGCATCCAATGTCAATTAACTTTGCTAAAAAGTGGTTTGAATTAGATCCTACTTATCCTGTAATTAAAATGTTGACTTGGATGAAGATTATTACGCCAAAGAAATAA
- a CDS encoding Tex family protein, with protein sequence MLNNSQILFITQTLSVSSNSVNQTIELLTEGATVPFIARYRKEKTGGLDEVAIADIKKQFEKFQEADKRRLAIISSIEEQGKMTPDLLAKLNKALHLKELEDLYLPYKQKRKTKGVIAIEKGLEPLAKRIFAQRESSLEQLTAQFLNKDVKSKEEALQGARDIMAEWINENLESRNRLRTIFEREAIISAKVKKGKEAEGIKYKDYFDFSQSLRNVPSHRLLALRRGEKEGFLKVSIDIDTDKALNILDRQYVQGMPACKEQVELAIEDAFKRLLNPSIENEFNGLSKEKADEAAIQIFATNLRQLLLSAPLGQKRVLALDPGFRTGCKTVVLNELGDLLYDTVVYPTFKKNEAEITIKKLVADYKIDAIAIGNGTASRETEDFVKSINTGVKGVYVVSEQGASIYSASTVAREEFPDKDITVRGAVSIGRRLKDPLAELVKLDPKSIGVGQYQHDVNPKFLKESLDSTVESCVNSVGVELNTASKHLLAYVSGLGPSLAQNVVDYRMKNGKFTSRKQLLKVPRLGGKAYEQAAGFLRIHGAKDPLDNSAVHPERYDLLKKISKDKGVTINTLIEDEAIRKSINLKEYVSAEVGLPTLTDIMAELAKPGRDPREQLEAFEFGNVHTIEDLKEGMVLPGIVTNITAFGCFVDVGVHQDGLVHVSQLANKFIKDPNEVVSVHQKVQVKVMEVDAARKRIALSIKEV encoded by the coding sequence ATGTTAAACAATTCTCAGATATTATTTATAACGCAAACTCTTAGCGTTTCTTCTAATTCGGTTAACCAAACCATAGAACTTTTGACCGAAGGTGCTACGGTGCCCTTTATAGCCAGATACCGGAAAGAAAAAACAGGTGGACTGGATGAAGTAGCTATTGCTGATATAAAAAAACAGTTTGAAAAATTTCAGGAAGCTGATAAACGTAGACTTGCTATTATTTCTTCCATTGAAGAACAAGGCAAAATGACGCCCGACTTATTGGCGAAGCTAAACAAAGCATTACACTTAAAAGAGCTGGAAGACCTTTACCTACCTTATAAGCAGAAGCGTAAAACGAAGGGCGTAATTGCTATTGAAAAAGGTTTAGAGCCTTTGGCAAAGCGTATTTTTGCACAAAGAGAAAGTAGTCTTGAACAGCTTACCGCTCAATTTTTAAATAAAGATGTCAAATCAAAAGAAGAAGCTCTTCAAGGAGCTAGAGACATCATGGCGGAGTGGATTAATGAAAACTTAGAATCTAGAAATAGGCTTAGAACCATTTTTGAGAGAGAAGCCATTATCTCTGCCAAAGTCAAAAAAGGAAAAGAAGCAGAAGGTATTAAGTATAAAGACTATTTCGATTTTTCTCAAAGTTTAAGAAACGTACCCTCTCATAGATTACTGGCTTTAAGAAGAGGAGAAAAAGAAGGTTTTCTTAAAGTTAGCATTGATATTGACACTGATAAAGCACTCAATATTTTAGACAGGCAATATGTGCAAGGCATGCCAGCTTGTAAAGAACAAGTAGAACTAGCGATAGAAGATGCTTTCAAAAGACTTCTGAATCCATCTATTGAAAATGAGTTTAATGGCTTAAGCAAAGAAAAAGCAGACGAAGCTGCCATTCAGATATTTGCAACCAATCTAAGGCAGCTACTCTTATCTGCTCCTTTGGGACAAAAACGTGTTTTGGCTTTAGACCCTGGTTTTAGAACAGGCTGTAAAACTGTGGTGCTTAATGAGTTGGGAGACTTGCTTTACGACACCGTAGTATACCCTACTTTCAAAAAGAATGAAGCCGAAATCACTATAAAAAAGCTGGTAGCTGATTATAAAATTGACGCCATAGCTATAGGAAACGGAACAGCCAGTAGAGAAACAGAAGACTTTGTGAAATCAATAAATACTGGCGTAAAAGGTGTTTATGTGGTTTCTGAGCAGGGAGCATCCATCTATTCAGCATCCACAGTGGCGAGAGAAGAGTTTCCTGACAAAGACATTACCGTAAGAGGTGCCGTTTCTATTGGTCGCCGCTTAAAAGACCCTTTAGCTGAACTGGTTAAACTTGACCCAAAATCAATAGGTGTAGGTCAGTATCAACATGACGTTAATCCGAAATTCCTGAAAGAGAGTTTGGATAGCACCGTAGAGAGTTGCGTTAACTCTGTAGGTGTGGAACTGAATACGGCTTCGAAGCACTTATTGGCTTACGTTTCTGGTCTAGGACCTAGTTTAGCTCAAAATGTGGTCGATTATAGAATGAAGAACGGGAAATTCACTTCTAGAAAGCAGCTTTTAAAAGTGCCACGACTAGGTGGAAAAGCTTACGAACAAGCCGCAGGTTTTTTAAGAATTCATGGAGCCAAAGACCCTTTGGACAATTCTGCAGTGCACCCTGAACGTTATGATTTGCTTAAAAAGATATCAAAAGACAAAGGTGTTACCATCAATACTTTGATAGAAGACGAAGCCATTAGGAAATCAATTAACTTAAAGGAATATGTTTCTGCGGAAGTTGGTCTACCGACTTTGACCGATATTATGGCGGAATTAGCCAAACCAGGGAGAGACCCAAGGGAGCAATTAGAGGCTTTTGAATTTGGAAATGTTCATACCATTGAAGACTTAAAAGAAGGTATGGTATTACCGGGTATTGTGACCAATATAACGGCTTTTGGTTGTTTTGTAGATGTGGGCGTTCATCAAGATGGATTAGTTCATGTATCACAACTCGCCAATAAATTTATAAAAGACCCAAATGAAGTTGTGAGTGTTCACCAGAAGGTTCAAGTTAAAGTTATGGAGGTGGATGCAGCCCGCAAACGTATAGCCTTGAGTATTAAGGAGGTTTAG